In Sporosarcina sp. PTS2304, a genomic segment contains:
- a CDS encoding phosphatidate cytidylyltransferase yields the protein MKQRIITAIVALALFVPLIVMGGLPFIIAIFAIATIGLYELLRMRNMSIFTVGGFLSWCMLVVILLPSQWTQQVESSLRLEKLELLYVLILLLLIYTVVVKNRSTFEDIAFSAMCALYVGIGFYYLIETRLFGLEYIGYALLIIWSTDSGAYFVGRKLGKRKLWPEISPNKTIEGFVGGIVCAVVLSLVYNMFYPIANSYMMFIIITVVASIVGQMGDLVESALKRYYNVKDSGTLLPGHGGIMDRFDSLLFVLPLLHFVQFVG from the coding sequence ATGAAGCAAAGAATTATTACAGCCATCGTAGCACTTGCACTTTTCGTTCCGCTTATCGTGATGGGCGGCTTGCCTTTCATCATTGCGATCTTTGCAATTGCTACTATTGGTTTATACGAGCTATTACGCATGAGGAATATGTCTATTTTCACAGTCGGCGGATTCTTATCATGGTGTATGTTAGTAGTTATACTATTACCTTCTCAATGGACTCAACAAGTAGAGAGTTCGCTTCGTTTAGAAAAGTTAGAACTGCTATATGTATTAATTTTGTTATTGTTAATATATACAGTAGTAGTAAAAAATAGATCGACATTTGAAGATATTGCATTTTCAGCAATGTGTGCTTTGTATGTCGGAATTGGTTTTTATTATTTAATCGAAACGCGTTTATTCGGTTTAGAATATATAGGATATGCGTTACTAATTATTTGGTCAACAGATTCAGGGGCTTATTTCGTAGGACGAAAACTAGGCAAGCGTAAACTATGGCCAGAGATTTCGCCGAATAAGACAATTGAAGGATTTGTTGGAGGCATTGTTTGTGCTGTTGTCTTGAGTTTAGTTTATAACATGTTTTATCCAATCGCGAATTCGTATATGATGTTTATCATTATAACAGTCGTAGCGTCTATCGTTGGACAAATGGGTGACTTGGTGGAATCTGCTTTGAAACGGTATTATAATGTTAAAGATTCGGGTACACTGTTGCCTGGACATGGTGGTATTATGGATCGCTTTGATAGCCTACTTTTCGTTTTGCCACTACTTCATTTTGTTCAATTCGTAGGATAA
- a CDS encoding 1-deoxy-D-xylulose-5-phosphate reductoisomerase, whose protein sequence is MKKINLLGATGSIGTQTLDIIASHPERFTLTAMSVGRNIQKASEIITQFQPELVSVVDKTDAERLQKEFPSVTVVHGDEGLIEAAVGKEADILLNSVIGSVGLSPTLAAIEAGMTIAIANKETLVAAGDLVVQAATRNQVPLLPVDSEHSALFQALNGENPKRITQLILTASGGSFRDYTRDQLQHVTVEQALAHPNWSMGNKLTIDSATMMNKGLEVIEAHHLFAMPYDKIECLLHKESIIHSMVEFEDTSVMAQLGSPDMRVPIQYALTYPDRIPMANAKRLRLDEIGKLHFEKMNYERFKALAFAYDAGREGGTLPTAMNAANEVAVQLFMEGRISFIQIEEIIEQMMDQHQTIKNPDLEEILETDRITREKVYGIVKYQD, encoded by the coding sequence ATGAAGAAAATTAATTTGCTGGGTGCAACAGGCTCTATCGGCACACAGACTTTAGATATTATTGCATCGCATCCGGAACGATTTACGTTGACAGCGATGTCGGTTGGGAGAAACATTCAAAAAGCGAGTGAAATTATTACACAGTTTCAGCCAGAGTTAGTATCTGTTGTAGACAAAACAGATGCAGAACGTTTACAAAAGGAATTCCCTAGCGTTACAGTCGTACATGGAGATGAAGGACTCATTGAAGCGGCTGTTGGAAAAGAAGCGGATATACTTCTCAATTCAGTAATCGGTAGTGTCGGCTTAAGCCCTACGCTAGCAGCGATTGAAGCGGGTATGACGATTGCCATTGCTAATAAGGAGACGCTAGTGGCCGCTGGCGATTTGGTTGTTCAAGCAGCAACACGCAATCAAGTTCCGTTATTACCTGTAGATAGTGAGCATTCTGCCTTGTTTCAAGCATTGAATGGTGAAAACCCAAAACGAATTACACAGCTAATACTGACTGCTTCTGGAGGTAGTTTTAGAGACTATACACGTGATCAGTTACAACACGTCACAGTAGAGCAAGCTCTTGCACATCCGAATTGGTCCATGGGTAATAAATTGACGATCGATTCCGCGACAATGATGAACAAAGGATTGGAAGTTATCGAAGCACATCATCTTTTTGCCATGCCATATGATAAAATTGAGTGCTTACTACATAAGGAAAGCATTATACACTCCATGGTAGAGTTCGAAGATACAAGTGTAATGGCACAGCTCGGTTCGCCGGATATGCGCGTACCTATTCAATATGCCCTAACATACCCTGACCGTATCCCTATGGCTAATGCAAAACGTCTGCGCTTAGATGAAATCGGAAAACTTCACTTTGAAAAAATGAATTACGAGAGATTTAAAGCGTTGGCCTTTGCATATGATGCAGGTAGGGAAGGAGGCACTTTGCCTACAGCGATGAACGCAGCAAATGAAGTAGCTGTTCAATTATTTATGGAAGGACGTATTTCATTTATACAAATTGAAGAAATCATCGAGCAAATGATGGATCAACATCAGACGATAAAGAACCCTGATTTAGAAGAGATTTTAGAGACAGATCGCATTACGCGAGAAAAAGTCTATGGTATAGTTAAGTATCAAGATTAA